The genomic segment CCTCCAAGCACATTTACGCGCAGATCATTGACGATGTAAATGGTGTGACACTTGCTTCTGCTTCCAGTCTTTCCAAGGATTTTGACGCAGATGGCGGCAATAAGGATGGCGCAAAGAAGGTTGGCGAGCAGATCGCAAAGAATGCGCTGGCAAAGGGTATCAAGAACGTGGTATTCGACAGAGGCGGTTACCTGTATCACGGACGTGTGAAGGAGCTTGCTGACGGCGCAAGAGAAGGCGGACTTTCCTTTGAGAATCCGTCCAATTCCAAGTAAGGAGGGAAAACACGTTGGCTATGATTGACGCTTCCGCTATGGAGCTTACAGAAAAGGTCGTTGCAATCAACCGTGTATCCAAGACAGTCAAGGGCGGCCG from the Ruminococcus champanellensis 18P13 = JCM 17042 genome contains:
- the rplR gene encoding 50S ribosomal protein L18; the encoded protein is MVKKVDSNKARAKRHRRVRAKISGTPAYPRLNVFRSSKHIYAQIIDDVNGVTLASASSLSKDFDADGGNKDGAKKVGEQIAKNALAKGIKNVVFDRGGYLYHGRVKELADGAREGGLSFENPSNSK